One segment of Fuscovulum ytuae DNA contains the following:
- a CDS encoding class I SAM-dependent methyltransferase, whose translation MDVLTSIKGQSGLPRYFASAFDVLKGMGRGRLDFVLPDGRRFRVDAPKPGPVGEVVVHNPDTFARLIREGDLGFCDAYLEGWWSSPDLQALMDLVQLPENDRINDGFPGMGLLRLYERMRFWLQSNSKGQAKKNISYHYDLGNDFYRLWLDETMTYSSAIFHTGQESLEAAQTEKYKSMVDQMGASPGDHVLEIGCGWGGFAEYAAKERGLKVTGLTISRAQYDYAVERMARAGLSDRVEIKLQDYRDERGLYDGIASIEMFEAVGERYWPTYFNTLRDRLKPGKNATLQIITIADRRWEAYRRGVDFIQKYIFPGGMLPSPMALRAEVERAGLRVAHSVEFGGSYSQTLRRWHDTFNTRWDEVAKMGFDDRFRRMWNFYLTSCAGAFQGGNCDVTQITVTRPQ comes from the coding sequence ATGGACGTACTGACCAGCATCAAGGGCCAATCCGGCCTGCCGCGCTATTTCGCCTCGGCCTTCGATGTGCTCAAAGGCATGGGCCGGGGGCGGCTGGATTTCGTCCTGCCCGACGGGCGGCGTTTCCGCGTCGATGCGCCCAAGCCGGGACCGGTGGGCGAGGTGGTGGTGCACAACCCTGACACCTTCGCCCGGCTGATCCGCGAAGGCGATCTGGGCTTTTGCGACGCTTACTTGGAAGGCTGGTGGTCCAGCCCCGATCTTCAGGCGCTCATGGACCTTGTCCAACTGCCCGAAAACGACCGCATCAACGACGGTTTCCCCGGCATGGGCCTTCTGCGCCTGTACGAACGCATGCGCTTCTGGCTGCAATCCAACAGCAAGGGGCAGGCCAAGAAGAACATTTCCTACCACTACGATCTGGGCAACGATTTCTACCGCCTCTGGCTGGATGAAACGATGACCTATTCCAGCGCCATCTTCCACACCGGGCAAGAAAGCCTCGAGGCCGCGCAGACCGAGAAATACAAATCCATGGTCGATCAGATGGGCGCCAGCCCCGGCGATCATGTGCTCGAGATTGGCTGCGGCTGGGGCGGGTTCGCCGAATATGCCGCGAAAGAGCGGGGGCTCAAAGTCACCGGCCTGACGATCAGCCGCGCACAATATGACTACGCCGTCGAACGCATGGCCCGCGCGGGCCTGTCGGATCGGGTCGAGATCAAGCTGCAAGATTACCGCGACGAACGCGGCCTTTACGACGGCATCGCCTCTATCGAAATGTTCGAAGCCGTGGGCGAACGCTATTGGCCCACCTATTTCAACACCCTGCGCGACCGTCTGAAACCCGGCAAGAACGCCACGCTGCAAATCATCACCATCGCCGACCGACGGTGGGAAGCCTATCGCCGCGGCGTCGATTTCATCCAGAAATACATCTTCCCCGGCGGCATGCTGCCCTCGCCCATGGCGCTGCGGGCCGAGGTGGAACGGGCAGGCCTCCGCGTCGCCCATTCCGTCGAATTCGGCGGCAGCTACAGCCAGACCCTGCGGCGCTGGCACGATACGTTCAACACCCGTTGGGACGAGGTGGCGAAGATGGGCTTCGACGATCGCTTCCGCCGGATGTGGAACTTCTACCTCACCTCTTGCGCAGGTGCCTTTCAGGGCGGAAACTGTGACGTAACGCAGATCACCGTCACCCGCCCACAGTGA
- a CDS encoding TrgA family protein, giving the protein MPTAAKLVAALSFALLAWVVCIVIEDLLPEAQRVGRLYPVSIAMGAICGWMVSGAAPRGTMIEAAMTGLRTATITTICAILAFATGTMLDVAMRGLYRGPMDAFLDIFNEFIDFGGMILNAPTLATIALGGLIAGMVTEAAGRRWR; this is encoded by the coding sequence ATGCCCACCGCCGCGAAACTGGTAGCCGCGCTAAGTTTCGCCCTCCTTGCTTGGGTTGTCTGCATCGTGATCGAAGACCTGCTGCCCGAAGCGCAACGCGTGGGCCGCCTCTACCCTGTCTCCATCGCCATGGGGGCAATCTGCGGCTGGATGGTATCGGGTGCCGCCCCGCGCGGCACGATGATCGAGGCCGCGATGACCGGCCTCAGAACTGCAACCATCACCACCATCTGCGCGATCTTGGCCTTTGCCACCGGCACCATGCTTGATGTCGCGATGCGCGGCCTCTATCGCGGCCCGATGGATGCCTTTCTCGACATCTTCAATGAATTCATTGATTTCGGCGGCATGATCCTGAATGCCCCTACACTCGCCACCATTGCCCTTGGCGGCCTCATCGCTGGCATGGTGACCGAGGCTGCGGGTCGGCGCTGGCGCTGA
- a CDS encoding NUDIX domain-containing protein, whose amino-acid sequence MRFFFYGTLCHPPLLAAVLGRDAATMPARLADHAVHWAEGGAFPLIHPVAGAMAEGVLLDTLSQDEVARLDFYEGGFRYDAVDRVIDTPEGPTTARVYLPQPGHWHPAEAWHLPDWVARYGAEVVATASDFMALMGQVPPSAVAVRYGAMLTRGAARVRAAAPQAASLRHPGGAGEVAVDHRQTPYARFFAVEEWRLAWRQFSGQMGAPQDRAVFVMADAVTVLPYDPIRDRVLLVEQFRPGPFARGDQAAWQLEAIAGRIDPGETPEQAARREAVEEAGLTLGPILPVAEYYPSPGAVSEYLYSYVALTDLPDGSAGIFGAAEEAEDIRGHLISFDRMMDLVATGEVTNGPMLLTALWLQRERPRLRAEALAP is encoded by the coding sequence ATGCGCTTCTTCTTCTACGGCACCCTGTGCCACCCGCCGCTTCTGGCCGCCGTTCTGGGCCGGGACGCCGCCACCATGCCCGCAAGGCTGGCCGATCACGCCGTCCATTGGGCCGAAGGCGGGGCCTTCCCCCTCATCCATCCCGTTGCGGGGGCGATGGCCGAAGGCGTCCTCCTCGACACCCTCTCGCAGGATGAGGTGGCCCGCCTCGATTTCTACGAAGGCGGCTTTCGCTATGACGCCGTGGACCGGGTCATCGACACGCCCGAAGGCCCCACAACCGCACGGGTCTATCTGCCCCAACCCGGCCATTGGCACCCCGCCGAAGCTTGGCATCTGCCGGACTGGGTCGCCCGCTACGGGGCCGAGGTCGTGGCCACAGCAAGCGATTTCATGGCGCTGATGGGCCAAGTGCCGCCGTCTGCCGTCGCCGTCCGTTATGGCGCGATGCTCACCCGCGGTGCGGCGCGGGTGCGTGCCGCCGCCCCCCAAGCCGCCAGCCTGCGCCATCCCGGCGGGGCAGGGGAGGTGGCGGTGGACCACCGCCAGACCCCCTATGCCCGCTTCTTCGCGGTCGAGGAGTGGCGTCTCGCATGGCGGCAATTCTCAGGTCAGATGGGCGCGCCGCAGGATCGCGCAGTCTTCGTCATGGCCGATGCGGTCACCGTCCTGCCCTATGATCCGATCCGCGACCGCGTGCTTCTCGTTGAACAATTCCGCCCCGGCCCTTTCGCGCGCGGCGATCAGGCGGCTTGGCAGCTTGAGGCGATTGCAGGCCGCATCGACCCCGGCGAAACCCCGGAACAGGCCGCCCGGCGCGAGGCGGTGGAAGAAGCAGGTCTCACCCTCGGCCCAATTCTGCCCGTCGCCGAATATTATCCCAGCCCCGGCGCGGTCAGCGAATACCTCTATTCCTATGTCGCCCTGACCGATCTGCCCGATGGCAGCGCTGGCATCTTCGGCGCGGCGGAAGAGGCCGAGGATATCCGGGGCCACCTCATCTCCTTCGACCGGATGATGGACCTCGTCGCCACGGGCGAAGTCACCAATGGCCCCATGCTCCTCACCGCGCTGTGGCTGCAACGCGAACGCCCCCGACTGCGGGCCGAGGCGCTCGCCCCCTGA